The genomic segment AGAAAGCAGCACGAAAATCTTAATCGTGTCATAGATAAAAAATTGAATGCTGCCGCCTATCCGCTGTGTAATATCAATGCCTATTGTGGTAAGAATGTTCCCAATCAATGTGTTAAGCCATTTCATTGCTAAAATTTGATTTTGAAAGAACAGCCATATCAATTTTATTATTTGCATGAAAATACCCCTTTTCGATATATTGATAGTTCTAATTGTATCAATATGTAATTGTTTAGATAAGCCATCTTATACGATGGCTTATCTACCAGAACAATCATTGCAATCACTTGTAGGTGATAACGATGTAATTTGTTTTAACAAATGGATTGCTTTGTTACACCCATCCTCCGATAAAGAATAGTGAGTCCATTTGCCTTCTTTTCGGCTTTGTACGATACCCGAGTCGCATAAAATTTTCATATGATGGGATAAGGTTGGCTGGCTAATATTCAATTTTTCTTGCAATTTGCAAGCACATTTTTCGCCTGATTGCAAAAGCTCTAACACAATCAATCTATTCGGGTCACAGAATGCTTTAAACACTTCTGCTGTCAATTCATAACTTGTTTTCAAAATCTCACTTCTTTCAAATTTGTTTTATCCATTAATATTATATGCATCATATTGATATTTGTCAATGTGTTTTGCATATTTTTGATTATGACATTGTGCTATCAAAAAGCTCCACTCTAATTGCTATCGCAATCGATCCATAATCCATTTTATAATCTTTTTTTTGACTCATTTCTTCACAAGATATGTTGCGAATAGGCGTATTATCAGTTTGGAATACTCGTACCAGAAGAACTGCACTTTCTCCGTTTTTTATAGGATAGCTGCCTTTATTGGCAAGAGTATAAATCGAGCTACCGCTATAATTTGCGTTGGGTAAATCGGTATGAAAACTAATTTTAGTACCCATTTGAACATTCCAGTCAATTCCGTTCCAAGTGTGGTTCTCATCGGTTGTAAGTTTTGATGCAACAGTGAATGCTCCCGATTTATCGAAACCAAGTTCTTCTACGTTGCCATATACCAACTTTTCGGATGACTCCATTCCTTTAACCGTCCAAACTTCTTTGTATACAGCAATTGATTTAACGGTGTCATCAAGAGAAGATTGGAATTTTGATACATCTGCTTCAACTAAATCTGCTATTTGTTTTTCGCTTTTGCTCAATTGTTTGTATTTAATTGTTGATCTGTTTGTATTACAGCCTGCCAGAAGAGTTAACATGCAAATCAAAATAGCTGCCAATTTAAGTACTCGTTTCATTTTCTGTCTCCTTATCATTGCCTATTGAGTTAAGGAATTTAACCACTACACCTCATTATACCATAGTGGTAAAAAAATCCAATACGCGTTGATGAACTCTCTCATCTCACACTGGAAAATAGGCAGCGTGTACAGGATGCTATTAAAAGTTTTAAAAAGCCTTGTAAGTTCTTGCGCTTACAAGGCTTTTTCATGTTAAAACAAGCTGATTCTGAGGGGGAGCTCTAAGAAAAACAATTTACTAATGAGCAATTTTGATTATATAAAAATAGTACTAATTTACCGGGCGGTTAACTCATTCTGAGCAATCGGATATAATGATTTGCCTCACGCAGTACGTGGTCTGCAAGCAGCGGCAGTATAATAGACCTGATTTTGCACTCGGCAATGCCTATTGTACCGGCTTGCTTAAAATCTCTGTATTTCATTGTTTGTTTTAGGGTGATATCCGTTATACTTGCAATGGTTGCATCGGTAGCTTGTTCTGTACTTTGCAGCAATTTGCCGTATTCAAATGCAAAGTCGTTTGATGTTTGTATGAGACCGTTTTCCGATGGGTCAAGCAGCCCGCGAATAAACAGTGCATGTTCCAACATAATATTATCCCAAAATAGTTCGGTTTGCTTGGCATCCATGCTGTCAATATCTACACCTTGTTCGATATACTCTACATAGTTGCGATACAAATGGGCTTCGCGCAGGATATGCTCGATTAACAACGGATAGTTTACGGTAAACATATTGCAAGATAACATCCCATTTAAAACATCTTGCTTAAAGGTAATCAATCCATCAATTAAAACTTTCGCCTCATTGTTTATCTTTTTGACATCTGCAACCAATTTTTGCGTAACAGAAGCATTATAGTCGCTGTACAGTTTTGCCTCCATTCTTGTAATGTTTTGGTTGATGGGTATTCCGGTAAAGTTTTGCGTTTTAATTTCTGCGCCCAGTGTAAAGTCGGTGACAATTTCACCCGACGCTAACACATTTGGTCTTATCAATCCGTTGCTGAGGTTTACCACATTGAATAAAAGTGTTTCAAATTTTACCTTGAAGCCATCTGCTCTTTTGGCATAATCAGCATTTTTAGGTGTAAAACCTGCTTCTAAAAACAAAGCATGCTCTTTCATAATCCTAGCAAAAAACAAATGCAGTTCCAACGATAAAACTACATACTTTTTTTGGCTCAGCATAAGGTCACCCCTTTATTGTTTTGGTTAAGTCTATGTATATTTTTACTATATTATTCAGCTGTGTTTTAGATAAACTATTTTAATAAATGCCATTTACAGACATATGA from the Hydrogenoanaerobacterium saccharovorans genome contains:
- a CDS encoding ArsR/SmtB family transcription factor codes for the protein MKTSYELTAEVFKAFCDPNRLIVLELLQSGEKCACKLQEKLNISQPTLSHHMKILCDSGIVQSRKEGKWTHYSLSEDGCNKAIHLLKQITSLSPTSDCNDCSGR
- a CDS encoding DUF2935 domain-containing protein: MLSQKKYVVLSLELHLFFARIMKEHALFLEAGFTPKNADYAKRADGFKVKFETLLFNVVNLSNGLIRPNVLASGEIVTDFTLGAEIKTQNFTGIPINQNITRMEAKLYSDYNASVTQKLVADVKKINNEAKVLIDGLITFKQDVLNGMLSCNMFTVNYPLLIEHILREAHLYRNYVEYIEQGVDIDSMDAKQTELFWDNIMLEHALFIRGLLDPSENGLIQTSNDFAFEYGKLLQSTEQATDATIASITDITLKQTMKYRDFKQAGTIGIAECKIRSIILPLLADHVLREANHYIRLLRMS